One part of the [Synechococcus] sp. NIES-970 genome encodes these proteins:
- a CDS encoding periplasmic binding protein of ABC transporter: protein MLNRRQFLTISGLFAVTGALGGCQATAAQALQIYTLKGSVAPQLLALLRQTSPLRANLTPLEQLQELFEALQKFPVDGTEQKNWLGQAKSIPDLVTLGHGWYRQAIASGLIQPLPLTTLASWDSLGEPWQTFLRRDDQGSIAENGLLWGQPYRWGTTLLVYRKDKFKPLGWTPTDWADLWRPELQDKFSLLNHSREVLGFLLKKQGKSYNETDPQAIANLEADFRELHRQVKFYSSTDYLQPLDMGDTWLAQGWSQDILPLLKQDQNLGAVVPTSGTALWCDLWVQPQGSQRDFAALQPWFDFWWQPAAIQQLSRSSYGASPLIYAAPDLDPEITANPLIYLDPTTFQASEIIETLDPEITAQYQEIWQAVRRSEG from the coding sequence ATGCTTAATCGCCGCCAATTTTTGACGATTTCCGGGCTTTTTGCCGTTACAGGGGCATTGGGCGGTTGTCAGGCTACTGCCGCTCAAGCGTTACAAATTTATACATTAAAAGGCTCTGTTGCCCCTCAACTGTTGGCATTATTACGCCAAACATCTCCCCTCCGGGCTAACCTTACGCCCCTCGAACAACTCCAGGAGTTATTCGAGGCTCTCCAAAAATTTCCTGTCGATGGGACCGAGCAAAAAAATTGGCTTGGTCAAGCGAAATCAATTCCAGATCTGGTAACCCTAGGCCACGGCTGGTATCGTCAGGCGATCGCCTCGGGGCTGATTCAACCGCTGCCTTTAACGACATTGGCTTCCTGGGATAGCTTGGGGGAACCTTGGCAAACTTTTTTACGGCGCGACGACCAAGGGAGTATCGCAGAAAATGGTCTATTGTGGGGGCAACCCTACCGCTGGGGCACAACGCTGCTGGTATACCGCAAGGATAAGTTCAAACCATTGGGCTGGACGCCAACGGACTGGGCCGATCTGTGGCGACCGGAATTGCAAGATAAATTTTCTCTGCTGAACCACTCCCGAGAAGTGTTGGGGTTTTTATTAAAAAAGCAAGGCAAATCTTATAACGAGACTGATCCCCAGGCGATCGCCAACCTAGAGGCTGACTTTCGGGAGCTCCACCGCCAGGTCAAATTTTATAGCTCTACCGATTATCTACAACCGCTGGATATGGGAGACACTTGGCTTGCCCAGGGCTGGTCCCAGGATATCTTACCCCTCCTGAAGCAAGATCAGAATCTGGGGGCAGTTGTCCCCACCAGTGGGACGGCATTGTGGTGTGACCTGTGGGTGCAACCCCAGGGCAGCCAGCGAGACTTTGCCGCACTCCAGCCCTGGTTCGACTTTTGGTGGCAACCCGCGGCGATTCAACAACTTTCGCGCAGTAGCTATGGGGCCTCGCCACTGATCTATGCAGCCCCCGATCTTGACCCCGAAATCACCGCTAATCCCCTCATTTACCTAGACCCAACAACCTTCCAAGCGAGTGAAATTATTGAGACCTTAGACCCCGAAATCACCGCCCAGTACCAAGAAATTTGGCAAGCTGTCCGCCGGAGTGAGGGCTAG
- the lspA gene encoding signal peptidase II, which yields MDLRQDLLKNRWFWLVALLGLVLDQLTKTIVLQTLPAVGDTFPLWPSVFHFTYVRNTGAAFSIFTDGVYWLRWLSLAVSIGLMALAWFGDRQTVSEQWGYGFILAGAMGNGIDRFLFGYVVDFLDFRLINFPVFNIADVCINLGIVCLFLNIFLSYRSASTDSSTK from the coding sequence ATGGATCTGCGCCAAGATTTACTCAAAAATCGCTGGTTCTGGCTTGTGGCCCTGCTTGGGTTGGTGCTAGATCAACTCACAAAAACCATTGTCCTCCAAACCTTACCGGCAGTGGGAGATACCTTTCCCCTGTGGCCAAGCGTTTTTCACTTCACCTATGTGCGTAACACTGGGGCGGCCTTTAGTATTTTTACGGATGGGGTCTATTGGCTCCGCTGGCTTTCCTTGGCGGTAAGTATTGGCCTGATGGCTCTGGCTTGGTTTGGCGATCGCCAGACTGTTTCCGAGCAGTGGGGCTATGGCTTTATTCTCGCTGGGGCCATGGGCAACGGCATTGACCGTTTTCTCTTCGGCTATGTGGTGGATTTTCTGGATTTTCGCCTAATTAATTTTCCCGTCTTCAACATCGCCGATGTGTGCATCAACCTGGGAATTGTCTGTTTATTTCTCAATATTTTCCTGTCTTACCGCTCGGCATCGACAGATTCTTCAACTAAATAA
- the purC gene encoding phosphoribosylaminoimidazole-succinocarboxamide synthase, producing MSEHHPEKKYEGKAKILYSTADPDILLTYFKDDATAFNAQKKGTIQGKGEMNCTIAAALLQWLDSQGIPTHFIEQTKADEMLVKAVTILPVEVVVRNIAAGSLCKQTGLAQGMVLPQPLVEFYLKDDALGDPLLTRDRLMLLNIVTEEQLAQLKDYALKINTLMQDFFGRCQITLVDFKVEFGTDKTGTILLADEISPDTCRLWDQTVSDPNLRVMDKDRFRQDLGNIENAYQTVQARVLAQIKQLQS from the coding sequence ATGAGCGAGCATCACCCCGAAAAAAAATACGAAGGCAAGGCCAAAATCCTCTACAGCACCGCTGATCCTGACATTCTTCTTACCTACTTCAAGGACGATGCCACTGCCTTTAATGCCCAAAAAAAAGGCACGATCCAGGGCAAAGGGGAAATGAATTGCACGATCGCCGCTGCCCTTCTCCAGTGGCTCGATAGCCAGGGCATTCCCACCCACTTCATCGAACAAACTAAAGCCGATGAAATGCTCGTTAAAGCGGTCACCATCCTCCCCGTGGAAGTGGTTGTACGTAACATTGCCGCAGGAAGCCTCTGTAAACAAACAGGCCTAGCTCAGGGAATGGTTTTACCCCAGCCCTTAGTGGAGTTTTATCTCAAAGATGATGCCCTGGGGGATCCACTCCTGACGCGCGATCGCCTGATGCTGTTGAATATCGTTACGGAGGAACAACTGGCCCAACTCAAAGACTATGCCCTCAAAATTAACACCCTAATGCAAGACTTTTTTGGGCGCTGCCAGATTACCCTCGTGGATTTCAAGGTTGAATTTGGTACTGACAAAACAGGCACAATTCTCCTCGCCGACGAAATTAGCCCCGATACCTGTCGCCTCTGGGATCAAACCGTGAGCGATCCTAATCTGCGGGTGATGGATAAAGACCGCTTCCGTCAAGACCTCGGGAATATCGAAAACGCTTATCAAACAGTCCAAGCTCGGGTACTAGCGCAGATTAAGCAACTACAATCCTAG
- a CDS encoding oxidoreductase, giving the protein MTNQTIGVAIAGTGFGQKIHIPGLQHHHRTEVVSVYHRDPMQAAAIAAEHHIPNHASDFAELLADPAVAAVAISTPPFLHYDMAKQALLAGKHVLLEKPMTLNGSEVRELYHLAAKKNLVVTPDFEFRFIPAWQCLAEYLQNDFVGQKRLITINWLVTSRANPERPWNWYARKDQGGGALGAVGSHAFDYIHWLFGPIKRLSGYLNCAIPERPDPLDGNRLKPVNADDTCLIMLELADGTPCQLNITSVSHHGRGHWIEVYGDRGSLVLGSPNLKDYVHGFTLQAAQAGSDWAAVTIPERLEFPQIFTDGRLAPFIRVVDHWVNNIDRQSSDHQAIAPTLREGIYSQLLMDLTHQSHHQGRWVTVPSLDNYLDLG; this is encoded by the coding sequence ATGACGAATCAAACCATTGGGGTGGCGATCGCCGGCACCGGTTTCGGCCAGAAAATTCATATTCCCGGATTACAGCACCACCACCGCACGGAAGTAGTCAGTGTTTACCACCGAGATCCGATGCAAGCGGCGGCGATCGCCGCTGAACACCACATTCCCAACCATGCCAGCGACTTTGCTGAACTGTTAGCAGACCCGGCAGTGGCGGCGGTGGCTATTTCAACGCCTCCTTTTTTGCATTACGACATGGCGAAGCAGGCACTCCTGGCAGGGAAACATGTCCTCCTCGAAAAACCCATGACCCTCAATGGCTCCGAGGTGCGGGAGCTCTATCATCTAGCGGCCAAAAAAAATCTAGTGGTCACCCCAGACTTTGAATTTCGTTTTATTCCAGCGTGGCAATGCCTGGCAGAATACTTGCAAAATGATTTTGTTGGTCAAAAGCGGCTCATTACAATCAATTGGCTCGTGACCAGCCGCGCAAACCCGGAGCGTCCTTGGAACTGGTATGCCCGCAAGGATCAAGGGGGAGGGGCTCTGGGGGCAGTGGGCTCCCATGCCTTTGATTACATCCACTGGCTTTTTGGCCCAATAAAGCGTTTATCGGGATATCTTAATTGCGCAATTCCCGAACGGCCTGACCCCCTTGATGGTAATCGGCTCAAACCTGTGAATGCTGATGATACTTGCCTAATCATGTTGGAGTTGGCCGACGGCACTCCCTGCCAACTGAATATTACCTCCGTTAGTCACCATGGACGGGGCCACTGGATTGAAGTGTATGGCGATCGCGGTTCTTTGGTCCTAGGGAGCCCTAATCTCAAGGATTATGTCCATGGCTTTACACTCCAAGCGGCCCAAGCTGGCTCAGATTGGGCAGCAGTGACTATTCCAGAACGTTTAGAATTCCCCCAAATCTTTACGGATGGTCGCTTAGCGCCTTTTATTCGCGTCGTTGATCATTGGGTCAATAACATCGATCGCCAATCTTCTGATCACCAGGCGATCGCCCCCACACTCCGGGAGGGAATTTATTCACAACTGCTCATGGACTTGACCCACCAATCTCATCATCAAGGTCGTTGGGTCACAGTGCCAAGCCTCGATAATTATCTGGATTTGGGTTGA
- a CDS encoding hypothetical protein (conserved hypothetical protein) → MSVHGYVNELKHQLDLLSQLVEKVQQVIEAEPSLGKDTLMAMMPKIDNAAFGLDLSVGGEFFQHKDILFDESLNLEGHAFQEAELSPELQVKRLTAQLTVAYKRIAQLEEQLLSQQTKRQGSGYAYSSPGLFS, encoded by the coding sequence ATGAGTGTTCATGGCTATGTTAACGAGTTAAAGCATCAGCTCGATCTTTTGTCTCAACTTGTTGAAAAAGTACAACAGGTGATCGAGGCGGAACCATCCCTTGGCAAGGATACACTGATGGCAATGATGCCCAAAATTGATAATGCTGCTTTTGGTTTAGATTTAAGTGTCGGCGGCGAATTTTTTCAACATAAAGATATTTTGTTCGATGAAAGCCTAAATTTGGAGGGCCATGCTTTCCAGGAAGCAGAACTCAGTCCAGAACTTCAGGTTAAAAGGCTGACTGCTCAGTTGACGGTGGCCTATAAGCGCATTGCCCAGCTCGAAGAACAGTTGCTGTCCCAACAGACTAAACGCCAGGGCAGTGGTTATGCCTATTCATCGCCTGGTTTATTTAGTTGA
- the bioB gene encoding biotin synthase, whose protein sequence is MVQVPIKPAQQTPSAVIPNGPALEAWLNDWAQRIIQGDRLTRTEALRLSEITGEENILKLCAAADQIRQACCGNIVDLCSIINVKSGSCSENCSFCSQSAHHPGEDSPIYGLKTAEEILEQARAAEAAGAKRFCLVSQGRGIKYNSPKSNEFEQILETVRRIQAETSIKPCCALGEVTPEQAQQLRDAGVTRYNHNLEASENFFPDIVTTHSWQDRVETIKNLKAAGIQACSGGIMGLGESWEDRIDLAIALRDLEVESVPLNLLNPRQGTPLAESDRLDVYDALKCMAIFRFILPEQIIRYAGGREAVMGELQHLGLKAGINAMLVGHYLTTMGQPADQDEAMLASLGLQGGEAPIPGQYVPAR, encoded by the coding sequence GTGGTTCAAGTACCGATCAAGCCTGCCCAGCAAACCCCCTCCGCCGTGATTCCCAATGGCCCAGCCCTCGAAGCTTGGTTAAATGATTGGGCCCAACGGATTATCCAGGGCGATCGCCTGACCCGAACCGAAGCCCTCCGCCTCAGCGAAATCACGGGCGAAGAAAATATCCTCAAACTCTGCGCTGCCGCCGATCAGATCCGTCAAGCCTGCTGTGGCAACATCGTTGATCTCTGTAGCATTATCAATGTCAAATCTGGCAGCTGCTCCGAAAACTGTAGTTTCTGCTCCCAGTCCGCCCACCACCCAGGCGAAGATTCCCCCATCTATGGCCTCAAAACCGCCGAAGAAATCCTTGAACAAGCAAGAGCAGCAGAAGCGGCGGGGGCCAAACGCTTTTGTCTTGTGAGCCAAGGGCGCGGCATCAAGTACAACAGCCCCAAATCTAACGAATTTGAGCAAATCCTCGAAACAGTGCGTCGTATCCAAGCTGAAACCTCAATCAAGCCCTGTTGCGCCCTCGGTGAAGTGACCCCCGAACAGGCCCAACAACTGCGGGATGCTGGTGTCACCCGCTACAACCATAACCTAGAAGCCTCAGAAAACTTCTTCCCCGACATCGTCACCACCCACAGTTGGCAAGACCGGGTCGAAACGATCAAAAACCTCAAGGCTGCGGGGATCCAAGCCTGTAGCGGTGGCATTATGGGCCTTGGGGAAAGTTGGGAAGACCGGATCGATTTGGCGATCGCCCTGCGGGATCTCGAAGTCGAATCTGTCCCCCTCAATCTGCTCAATCCCCGTCAAGGTACTCCCCTAGCAGAGAGCGATCGCCTAGATGTTTACGACGCCCTCAAGTGCATGGCGATTTTCCGGTTTATCCTCCCCGAGCAAATTATTCGCTATGCTGGCGGCCGTGAAGCGGTGATGGGGGAACTGCAACACCTCGGTCTGAAAGCTGGGATCAATGCGATGCTGGTGGGCCACTACCTCACCACCATGGGCCAACCTGCTGACCAAGATGAAGCAATGTTGGCCTCCCTCGGTCTCCAGGGGGGTGAAGCCCCGATTCCTGGTCAGTATGTCCCTGCCCGCTAA
- a CDS encoding hypothetical protein (conserved hypothetical protein) encodes MVQSSSASDKPTDNNANSPTLYRGVDLNVQDQLTHLEEVIFEGFQVPLLGLTLVKDDDVLDEIDHVRTSVPEIIERAVEVLQYKQQLLGEAQAYAEEMMAAAERRAAQMLDENILTRQAEQRAAQLRYETEQECQALRQQTLAELEDARQQTFAELEGARQQVTQEMQQLKSQAIAEAQAVQEDADQYAHHLLSTLEGNLRIQLETVQNGLRQIQLPKAGNNNQLTQGQSSHPQSGRRSSQHQRRQPKSR; translated from the coding sequence ATGGTACAAAGTTCATCCGCCTCAGATAAACCCACCGATAATAACGCCAATTCCCCAACCCTCTACCGGGGTGTAGATTTAAACGTCCAAGACCAGTTAACCCACCTAGAAGAGGTCATTTTTGAAGGATTCCAGGTTCCGCTCCTCGGCCTTACTTTGGTTAAAGACGATGATGTTTTAGATGAAATTGACCATGTCCGTACTAGCGTCCCAGAAATCATTGAGCGGGCGGTGGAAGTGCTCCAGTACAAGCAGCAACTTTTGGGGGAGGCCCAAGCCTACGCAGAAGAAATGATGGCAGCCGCCGAACGACGGGCCGCCCAAATGTTAGACGAAAATATCTTGACTCGCCAGGCAGAGCAACGAGCCGCCCAGTTGCGCTATGAAACAGAACAAGAATGCCAAGCTCTGCGACAACAGACCCTTGCGGAGTTGGAGGATGCTCGTCAACAGACGTTTGCAGAACTAGAAGGTGCTCGCCAACAGGTGACCCAAGAAATGCAACAACTCAAAAGTCAGGCGATCGCCGAAGCCCAAGCCGTCCAAGAAGACGCCGATCAATATGCCCATCATCTTCTGAGCACCCTCGAAGGTAACCTGAGAATCCAATTAGAGACGGTCCAAAATGGGTTACGACAGATTCAACTGCCCAAAGCAGGGAATAACAATCAACTGACCCAGGGCCAGAGTTCTCACCCGCAGTCAGGTCGCCGTTCGAGCCAGCACCAGCGTCGTCAACCCAAATCCAGATAA
- the bioY gene encoding BioY protein — translation MSLKQTATAGPNWFNQLLWALIGVSLTIGGTFIEAYGTNAPWVWATEGIQAQSLGIYCQVAAVLLTGCLGGKNAGIISQMAYIFIGLFWLPVFSQGGRLDYLTEPTFGYILGFIPAAGVCGWLAFRYILSLEALALSAFCGLVVLHGCGMAYVLGLAFLEKLQGAGLTFIEAIALYTVTPFPSQLVLVCGVAVMAYGVRRILFY, via the coding sequence TTGTCCCTGAAGCAAACTGCCACGGCTGGCCCCAACTGGTTTAACCAACTCTTGTGGGCACTTATCGGTGTCTCCCTGACCATCGGGGGCACATTTATTGAGGCCTATGGCACCAATGCCCCCTGGGTCTGGGCCACAGAAGGCATCCAGGCCCAATCCCTCGGCATTTATTGCCAAGTGGCAGCGGTTCTATTGACGGGCTGTCTGGGGGGGAAAAATGCTGGCATCATCTCGCAAATGGCCTACATTTTTATTGGCCTTTTTTGGCTCCCTGTCTTTTCCCAGGGGGGAAGACTCGACTATTTAACAGAACCAACCTTTGGGTATATCCTCGGTTTTATCCCAGCAGCGGGGGTCTGTGGTTGGCTGGCTTTTCGTTATATCCTGAGCTTAGAAGCCTTGGCCTTGAGTGCTTTTTGTGGCCTGGTGGTGCTCCATGGTTGTGGCATGGCCTATGTGCTGGGACTGGCTTTCTTGGAAAAACTTCAAGGGGCGGGATTGACTTTCATTGAGGCGATCGCCCTCTATACTGTTACTCCCTTTCCCAGTCAGTTAGTGCTAGTGTGTGGAGTGGCGGTGATGGCCTATGGCGTTCGGCGGATTTTGTTCTACTGA